One part of the Dioscorea cayenensis subsp. rotundata cultivar TDr96_F1 chromosome 2, TDr96_F1_v2_PseudoChromosome.rev07_lg8_w22 25.fasta, whole genome shotgun sequence genome encodes these proteins:
- the LOC120272067 gene encoding putative disease resistance protein RGA3: protein MASSILSSIMNLTAKLLAFAPSPSPLKPDSSSSSSLVTPSFAKKTSMIQEIQTVIVDAERKGVKDESIKLWLLELKQVSYDAEDILGDFEFELLRSKMEADRKRKREVFEYDPSSPLYDANLQNKMLQRIRMVCEMFDEIEKDRVRFHLVEQDGELKSRTKIRSPTSSLAYQSEVIGRDVEKNEIINALMAPLGDDKISASAAHVVCVVGMGGLGKTTLAKLVYNDERIINQFNLRVWKWVFEAHGAVGLLKATVEAFTGQTYHNVTDVAQLQYMLSHIVAGKRFLLVLDDVWNDDLMTWESLRAPLENGLKGSCIFITTRSRKVSDIMDAEVTLELNPLRRSESWALFCRHAFEVDATEALPSLIEKGQAIVEKCKGVPLAIKVLGGLLCFEDEETWEDVQRSELWNLDEGKDNILSSLILSYLYLPASLKPCFTYCSVIPKGCFFKQETMVRMWMAQGLIQTEDNKQMEGTGRSFFNELRRRSLVQDAIPDFFMMHDLIHDSARSIWEKECCNATYEELQGMLECGNTVRHLSVMMANDISSFGSIRVSGMLRSLLLAARYPINLNVMTEMFLRLRVTYLRVLDLSSTGIDELPDSIGGLKHLRYLSPHCN from the exons ATGGCAAGCTCTATTCTCTCATCCATAATGAATCTCACAGCCAAGCTTCTTGCCTTTGCTCCATCACCATCTCCTTTGAAACCagattcatcttcatcctcatctttAGTAACACCGTCTTTTGCCAAAAAA ACCTCAATGATACAAGAGATCCAAACTGTAATTGTAGATGCGGAGCGGAAAGGAGTCAAGGATGAGTCCATCAAGCTATGGCTTCTTGAGCTGAAACAAGTGTCTTATGATGCAGAGGACATACTCGGTGACTTTGAATTCGAGCTACTACGGAGCAAAATGGAGGCAGATCGGAAGAGAAAGCGTGAGGTATTCGAATATGACCCCTCCAGTCCTTTATATGATGCTAATCTGCAAAATAAAATGTTGCAAAGAATTAGAATGGTTTGTGAAATGTTTGACGAGATCGAAAAAGATCGGGTTAGATTTCATTTGGTGGAGCAGGATGGAGAACTGAAATCAAGAACAAAGATTAGATCACCAACCAGCTCATTAGCTTACCAATCGGAAGTTATAGGAAGGGATGTTGAAAAGAATGAGATCATCAATGCTTTGATGGCTCCACTTGGTGATGATAAGATCAGCGCCAGTGCTGCTCATGTAGTTTGTGTAGTAGGCATGGGAGGGCTGGGCAAGACAACACTTGCCAAGTTGGTCTACAACGATGAGAGGATCATCAATCAGTTCAACTTGAGGGTATGGAAGTGGGTGTTTGAAGCTCATGGTGCGGTAGGATTGCTGAAGGCAACTGTCGAGGCTTTCACTGGACAAACATACCATAATGTCACTGATGTCGCCCAGCTTCAATATATGCTGAGCCATATCGTTGCAGGAAAAAGGTTTCTCTTGGTATTAGATGATGTCTGGAATGATGATCTGATGACATGGGAGTCTCTCAGAGCCCCTTTGGAAAATGGCCTTAAAGGGAGTTGCATCTTCATCACCACTCGAAGCAGGAAAGTCTCTGATATCATGGATGCTGAGGTAACGCTGGAACTCAACCCATTGAGAAGGAGTGAGAGCTGGGCGTTGTTTTGTCGGCATGCATTTGAAGTTGATGCGACTGAAGCCTTGCCAAGCCTGATAGAGAAAGGTCAAGCCATTGTAGAGAAGTGCAAGGGAGTGCCACTGGCGATAAAGGTACTCGGAGGCCTTTTATgctttgaagatgaagaaacatgGGAGGATGTCCAGAGAAGTGAACTGTGGAACTTGGATGAGGGCAAAGACAATATTTTATCATCCCTGATTTTGAGTTATCTCTACCTGCCTGCATCCTTGAAGCCATGTTTCACATACTGCTCTGTAATCCCAAAAGGCTGCTTCTTCAAACAAGAGACCATGGTGAGAATGTGGATGGCTCAGGGTCTAATCCAAACAGAAGATAACAAGCAGATGGAGGGAACTGGGAGGTCCTTCTTCAATGAATTGCGTAGGAGATCATTAGTCCAAGATGCAATACCGGATTTCTTCATGATGCATGACCTTATCCACGACTCTGCAAGGTCCATCTGGGAGAAGGAGTGTTGTAATGCAACCTATGAAGAGTTACAAGGCATGCTTGAATGTGGCAATACTGTACGGCATCTTTCAGTCATGATGGCAAATGACATATCTTCATTTGGATCCATTAGAGTTTCTGGAATGCTGCGATCACTCTTATTGGCTGCAAGATATCCAATAAACCTCAATGTAATGACTGAAATGTTTTTGAGACTCAGGGTGACCTATCTCAGAGTGCTTGACTTGAGCTCCACCGGCATAGATGAGTTGCCAGACTCCATTGGTGGTCTGAAACACTTGCGCTACCTTAGCCCTCACTGCAACTAG